In Fusarium oxysporum f. sp. lycopersici 4287 chromosome 11, whole genome shotgun sequence, the following are encoded in one genomic region:
- a CDS encoding NADPH2:quinone reductase, with protein sequence MKEAIVKKDTSVEIIDSPIPKPGPGDVLIKVVIAGTNPKDWKIPIWLGEENNSGDDIAGIVEAVGENVVGFHKGDRVAAFHEMRTPHGAFAEYATAPYYTTFHIPDSVSFEEAATIPLAAYTSVCALFQELEIPEPWSPLAKTEAKRPLLVYGASTATGAYGIKLAAAANVHPIIAVGSQRSAFIKPFLDESKGDALVDYTAYKTEEELVKAIQEALKKGGAPDGRCWKAFDSVSEDSTIRTVTKAIAGPPDSTGRKPKLTNILMKTEVEGADPSVDAVVSKVSHVHDKDEKNKLLGVVWGAAFARGLREGWFTAHPYVIGKNGLEGLSEGLKGLKEGKTRAQKFLTVIGETPGVSS encoded by the exons ATGAAGGAAGCAATCGTCAAGAAAGACACATCCGTCGAGATCATCGACTCTCCGATTCCTAAGCCAGGCCCTGGCGACGTGCTCATCAAGGTTGTCATTGCAG GCACCAACCCCAAGGATTGGAAGATCCCGATTTGGCTCGGCGAAGAAAACAACAGCGGTGACGACATCGCCGGTATTGTCGAAGCCGTAGGCGAAAATGTCGTCGGCTTCCACAAAGGCGACCGCGTAGCCGCATTCCATGAGATGAGAACTCCCCACGGTGCTTTTGCCGAGTACGCGACCGCGCCATACTACACAACTTTCCATATCCCCGATTCGGTGTCTTTCGAAGAGGCTGCTACCATCCCTCTCGCCGCGTACACTTCTGTCTGCGCTTTGTTCCAGGAGCTTGAGATCCCCGAGCCTTGGTCCCCGCTTGCCAAGACTGAGGCCAAGCGTCCTCTTCTCGTTTATGGAGCTAGTACCGCTACTGGAGCTTACGGTATCAAGCTCGCCGCAGCTGCGAATGTTCATCCGATCATTGCAGTTGGAAGCCAGCGCAGTGCATTTATCAAGCCATTCCTCGACGAGAGCAAGGGCGACGCTCTTGTTGACTACACCGCTTACAAGACTGAGGAAGAGCTGGTCAAGGCAatccaagaagctctcaagaagGGGGGTGCTCCGGATGGTCGATGCTGGAAAGCCTTTGACAGTGTGTCTGAAGATTCAACCATCAGAACTGTTACCAAGGCCATCGCCGGTCCTCCAGACTCGACTGGCCGAAAGCCAAAGCTGACCAATATCTTGATGAAGACTGAAGTCGAGGGTGCTGACCCGAGCGTCGATGCTGTTGTTTCGAAGGTTAGCCATGTTCatgacaaggatgagaagaacaagctccttggtgttgtatGGGGTGCAGCGTTTGCTAGGGGTCTTCGAGAGGGTTGGTTCACAGCCCATCCTTACGTCATTGGTAAGAACGGCCTAGAAGGTCTCTCTGAGGGTCTGAAGGGTTTGAAGGAGGGCAAGACACGAGCTCAGAAGTTCTTGACTGTTATTGGCGAGACACCAGGAGTCAGCTCTTAA